From the Leptospira barantonii genome, the window AATAGAACGAAGAATACGATGTAGATTCCTTCCAAAAAAGCTTCCAGAAAGTGAAAGTGATACGCCGCGATCGGAGATGGATTCACAGATTGATGATGTACGGAATGCACTCTGGAATATACTTTCTTGTGATGCATCAGACGATGTGCCCAATAAAACCAGGTCTCGTGCCATACGGTGATCAAAAGAAAGGAAAGAATCATATAAGGGATTCCGCCGTGTGAGGAATAGTCGCCGAAGTAGACGTTATTCGGAATCAAACCCATTCTCGCGGAAACGATATTGGTAGTCGCGATGATCGTAAAAACGAAAAGTGTAACAGCCGATTGTCTGATTTCGTTTTTGATTTTTTCGATCTTAGGATAAACGGATTGGATTCTGAAACGATGGAAACTTTCCTTTTTCCAAACGTAAAAAATCAAAAAGGCCAAACCCGCAATCGGGTAATAACGAATGATGTTCATCGTGAACTGAAACAGTCCGATTTTTTGAACGCAGTCTAGAACTAACTCACACTGAATTGGATTCATGGAAAGAATCTCCTCTGTTTACTTGAGAA encodes:
- a CDS encoding sterol desaturase family protein translates to MNPIQCELVLDCVQKIGLFQFTMNIIRYYPIAGLAFLIFYVWKKESFHRFRIQSVYPKIEKIKNEIRQSAVTLFVFTIIATTNIVSARMGLIPNNVYFGDYSSHGGIPYMILSFLLITVWHETWFYWAHRLMHHKKVYSRVHSVHHQSVNPSPIAAYHFHFLEAFLEGIYIVFFVLFIPIHFHVLLFHTFYAMIMNIWWHLGYEFLPKSWTRHPILKWINTSTHHNLHHQKFHGNYSLYFNFWDRIMGTNFPYYEDYFESLADKRSAKGSDSNPKIQWSESPAEG